Proteins from a genomic interval of Clostridium sp. 'deep sea':
- a CDS encoding stalk domain-containing protein, which yields MKRSLAMIAILAMIVSLFSGVVFADTTVDCKIDLDQDSVNYSKSFATAKITGRILNSATNALWKTDSTIKVYIDANNNGTLEDDEKEVADVLYSVTASNGTFEITIDTSAHDVANMFVVAEGTGVAFADAAAFRIVRAMEIDGEYTLQFDYPKSGQVVFQAAYTNEDGNTSDDVILAYIDSNNTKGQDISVANFKGTDSVGFLFNGEKFGHVGEIGLFINGVLTLKGEVTAPTLNFEITNSVPRKLGNQDIKFDFDIEDKYLDKDENRLASGYQLKYTVKDSDDNVYTFTSGSSDVTLENEVLVDDNTNLFSDVEKQEKTVSIDFENWASGKYTVKVELVKVGTTVVAEAEKQLTVVNPSRYTLMGWTLDNELENGTFRLQFPENDADHLTDAPDYSSVSDVSEQLEVKEYINNSIKYVNLFEVKVSGCGIDETYANFGTHKVTADGSALYADITPETTGTLTLTIKAYKSADGDAVATFTKTIEITGWNMQISTNSVLVGSENDVVFTITDENGEPVNNAIIKSGSDTLVDGTTTNIVGGVYTYEDDDKDLFDTVGMVPITVTNSASSTKISKTNAIDVIGEEIFTVTSDKDVLINGIEEKIYVTVLDQDGEIVYPSIERFDIATDGTKTPNTAFEIGARKDLDGDGIKEAIAVTVEPTKDQESMIIRATTDAGKKMGQVTLDIQKPEVIMTGATKLTENFNRSFEFKVVDPRDDSVITDNITFVEASDYIADDKLEFETDLNEDAGIFRAEARVTEVDWEQAEKDEKAVNAQIKMGEVVVLEVPVAKANLTATPENIIIGAPTNITLTYTDADGNALEGYKVTLNDEEINTTDEDGKVVYSTSSTSSLSLTFVAETDVDEKTTELKVKSGADTEAPVVEAPETVTTDSAVITIKDNVLVKRLMVNGQPVELYFPKAEVTYVANNLKMGDNTFVVEAIDNKDNYTKEVVTIKREAVTGEVEFQIGVATQYGTPILVEGTTMVPVRFAEELGATIAWNNTTKTATYTLGEKSISVTIGSKTAIVNGENVQVTQTPFINSQNRTMVPLRMIAQELGFEVHWVSNNQPIKIVK from the coding sequence ATGAAGCGAAGTTTAGCGATGATCGCAATATTGGCTATGATAGTCAGTTTGTTCAGTGGTGTCGTATTTGCAGATACTACAGTAGACTGCAAAATTGATCTGGATCAAGATTCTGTAAATTATTCAAAGAGTTTTGCTACAGCAAAAATTACTGGACGAATTTTAAACAGTGCAACAAATGCCTTATGGAAAACAGATAGCACAATTAAAGTTTATATTGATGCTAACAACAATGGTACATTAGAAGATGATGAAAAAGAGGTTGCAGATGTTTTATACTCTGTAACAGCTAGTAATGGTACTTTTGAAATTACCATTGATACAAGTGCTCACGATGTAGCTAATATGTTTGTAGTAGCCGAAGGTACTGGCGTTGCGTTTGCAGATGCAGCTGCGTTTCGCATTGTAAGGGCTATGGAAATAGACGGAGAGTATACATTACAATTTGATTATCCAAAATCTGGGCAAGTTGTTTTCCAAGCTGCTTATACAAATGAAGATGGAAATACAAGTGATGATGTTATTTTAGCTTATATAGATTCAAATAACACAAAAGGTCAAGATATTTCTGTAGCTAATTTTAAGGGTACAGACAGTGTTGGATTCTTATTTAATGGTGAGAAATTTGGCCATGTTGGTGAAATAGGTTTATTCATTAACGGTGTTTTAACACTTAAAGGTGAAGTAACTGCTCCAACATTAAACTTTGAAATTACTAACTCAGTTCCACGTAAACTTGGTAATCAAGACATTAAATTTGATTTTGATATTGAAGATAAATACCTTGATAAAGACGAAAATAGATTGGCTAGTGGTTATCAACTAAAATATACAGTTAAAGATTCTGATGATAATGTGTATACATTTACATCTGGAAGTAGTGATGTAACATTAGAAAATGAAGTTTTGGTAGATGATAATACAAACCTATTTAGCGACGTTGAAAAGCAAGAAAAAACAGTTTCTATAGACTTTGAAAACTGGGCTTCTGGTAAATATACAGTAAAAGTTGAATTAGTTAAAGTTGGTACAACAGTAGTAGCTGAAGCAGAAAAACAACTTACAGTTGTTAACCCTTCTCGCTATACATTAATGGGTTGGACTTTAGATAATGAGCTTGAAAATGGTACCTTTAGACTTCAGTTCCCAGAGAATGATGCGGATCACTTAACAGATGCTCCTGATTACTCATCAGTTTCTGATGTTAGTGAACAATTAGAAGTAAAAGAGTATATTAACAATAGTATTAAATATGTTAATCTATTTGAAGTTAAAGTTAGTGGTTGTGGCATAGATGAAACATATGCTAACTTTGGCACACATAAAGTTACAGCCGATGGAAGTGCTTTATATGCAGACATTACACCTGAAACAACTGGTACCTTAACCTTAACAATTAAGGCATACAAGTCAGCTGATGGTGATGCAGTTGCAACCTTCACAAAGACAATTGAGATTACTGGTTGGAATATGCAAATTAGCACAAACTCAGTATTAGTTGGTAGTGAAAATGATGTAGTATTTACAATTACTGATGAAAACGGCGAACCAGTTAATAATGCAATTATTAAATCTGGATCTGATACTTTAGTTGATGGTACAACTACAAATATTGTTGGTGGCGTTTACACATATGAAGACGATGATAAGGATTTATTTGATACAGTTGGTATGGTTCCTATAACTGTTACAAATAGTGCTAGTTCAACAAAAATCTCTAAGACAAATGCTATTGATGTAATTGGTGAAGAGATATTTACAGTTACATCTGATAAAGACGTTTTAATTAATGGTATAGAAGAGAAAATATATGTAACAGTATTAGATCAAGATGGCGAAATTGTTTATCCATCTATAGAGAGATTTGATATTGCTACAGATGGTACAAAAACACCTAATACAGCATTTGAAATTGGTGCTCGTAAAGACCTAGATGGTGATGGAATAAAAGAGGCTATAGCCGTTACAGTTGAGCCTACTAAAGACCAAGAATCAATGATTATTAGAGCTACTACAGATGCTGGTAAAAAAATGGGTCAGGTTACACTCGATATTCAAAAGCCTGAAGTTATTATGACCGGTGCTACAAAATTAACAGAGAATTTCAATAGAAGTTTTGAGTTTAAGGTTGTTGATCCTCGTGATGACAGTGTTATTACAGACAACATTACTTTTGTAGAGGCAAGTGACTATATTGCTGATGATAAGCTTGAGTTTGAAACTGACTTAAATGAAGATGCTGGTATTTTTAGAGCAGAAGCTCGCGTAACAGAAGTAGATTGGGAGCAAGCTGAAAAAGACGAAAAAGCTGTTAATGCTCAAATTAAAATGGGTGAAGTAGTAGTATTAGAGGTGCCTGTAGCTAAAGCTAACTTAACAGCTACGCCTGAAAATATTATTATTGGTGCACCAACAAATATTACATTAACTTATACAGATGCTGATGGAAACGCTTTAGAGGGATATAAAGTAACTCTAAATGACGAAGAAATCAATACAACAGATGAAGATGGTAAGGTTGTATACTCTACATCTTCAACAAGTTCATTATCTTTAACATTTGTTGCTGAAACTGATGTTGATGAAAAGACAACTGAGTTAAAGGTTAAATCTGGCGCTGATACAGAGGCTCCTGTAGTTGAGGCCCCTGAAACAGTTACAACAGATAGTGCTGTTATAACAATTAAAGATAATGTATTAGTAAAAAGATTAATGGTTAATGGACAACCTGTAGAGTTATATTTCCCTAAAGCTGAAGTGACTTATGTTGCTAACAACTTAAAAATGGGTGATAACACATTTGTAGTTGAAGCTATTGACAATAAAGACAACTATACAAAAGAAGTTGTTACAATTAAAAGAGAAGCAGTAACTGGCGAAGTTGAATTCCAAATTGGGGTTGCTACACAATATGGTACTCCTATATTAGTGGAAGGTACAACTATGGTTCCTGTAAGATTTGCCGAGGAACTAGGCGCTACAATTGCTTGGAATAATACCACAAAAACAGCAACATACACATTAGGTGAGAAATCTATTTCAGTAACAATCGGTAGTAAAACTGCTATTGTAAATGGTGAAAATGTACAAGTTACTCAAACACCATTCATTAATAGTCAAAACCGTACTATGGTTCCTCTAAGAATGATTGCTCAAGAACTAGGATTTGAAGTTCACTGGGTATCAAATAATCAACCAATTAAAATTGTGAAATAG
- a CDS encoding D-cysteine desulfhydrase family protein: MLLDKLPRIPLAFIPTPLQKTERLAQKIGLKSLYIKRDDQTGLALGGNKVRKLEYLLADAQKNNADIILTVGGPQSNHCRMTAAAARACGFECALIFGGSEIQEVQGNMVLDKLLKAKWYFSGEQDRDVKMQEIAEMYSKKGKKPYIIPLGGSNALGAMGYVKAGLELAQQCKEQDIDPDYIFCASGSGGTQAGLILGCHLGGLSSRVIGISVSGSADELTEKINMLLVEMGASLDVDVSCLHPVTVYDEFVGEGYGRPTELSQRALEYMASEEAIIIDPVYTAKGFAGLIGKLEQNKITKDSTVVFVHTGGMPALFADTDLYWKPDTDITR, translated from the coding sequence ATGTTATTAGATAAATTACCTAGGATACCGCTGGCTTTTATACCTACTCCACTTCAGAAAACAGAGCGATTGGCCCAGAAAATAGGATTAAAAAGTCTGTATATTAAGAGAGATGATCAGACCGGTCTGGCTTTAGGTGGAAATAAAGTAAGAAAGCTTGAGTATTTATTAGCAGATGCTCAAAAAAATAATGCAGATATAATTTTAACAGTAGGGGGACCCCAATCAAATCATTGTAGAATGACCGCAGCAGCAGCCCGTGCTTGTGGCTTTGAATGTGCCCTAATATTTGGTGGCTCTGAAATTCAAGAAGTTCAGGGTAATATGGTTTTAGATAAACTTCTTAAAGCCAAATGGTATTTTTCAGGTGAGCAAGATAGAGATGTTAAAATGCAAGAAATAGCAGAAATGTACAGCAAGAAGGGCAAAAAGCCCTACATAATACCGTTAGGTGGTTCAAATGCTTTGGGCGCAATGGGTTATGTAAAAGCAGGACTAGAGTTAGCTCAGCAATGTAAGGAGCAAGACATAGATCCAGATTATATTTTTTGTGCCTCTGGCTCAGGTGGAACTCAAGCAGGATTAATTTTAGGCTGTCACTTAGGGGGATTAAGCTCTAGAGTTATTGGTATTAGTGTCTCTGGTTCTGCTGATGAATTAACCGAAAAAATTAATATGTTATTAGTTGAAATGGGTGCTAGCTTAGATGTAGATGTTAGCTGTTTGCATCCAGTTACTGTCTATGATGAGTTTGTGGGGGAGGGTTATGGTAGGCCAACAGAGTTATCCCAAAGAGCTCTAGAATACATGGCAAGCGAAGAGGCTATTATTATAGACCCTGTTTACACAGCAAAAGGCTTTGCTGGTCTTATTGGCAAGCTAGAGCAAAATAAAATAACTAAAGATAGTACTGTAGTGTTTGTTCACACTGGTGGTATGCCGGCTTTGTTTGCTGATACAGATTTATATTGGAAACCTGATACAGACATTACACGATAA
- a CDS encoding GNAT family N-acetyltransferase, whose protein sequence is MVKYKILKSCDLNDEKIINYLFNLNYLRWLQNNDAWLNNLTIIVAIKNNKIVGHLSLIKQPLTVPVYNETLKIANKIIMELFVQTFHVSELYRRLGIGLSLQELALTETKSQNCYQLRSWSSFDKKGNYQLKLKLGFSFAPSFIESNGKKIAGGYFIKTV, encoded by the coding sequence ATGGTTAAATATAAAATACTTAAAAGCTGTGATTTAAACGATGAAAAGATTATAAACTACTTGTTTAACTTAAACTATTTAAGGTGGTTACAAAACAACGATGCATGGTTGAATAATCTTACAATAATTGTAGCTATTAAAAACAACAAGATAGTTGGGCACTTATCTTTAATAAAGCAACCCCTAACTGTGCCTGTTTATAATGAAACATTAAAAATTGCTAATAAAATAATAATGGAGTTATTTGTACAAACATTTCATGTAAGTGAGCTGTATAGAAGGTTAGGGATAGGTCTTAGTTTGCAGGAACTAGCTTTAACTGAAACCAAAAGCCAAAACTGTTACCAATTGCGAAGTTGGTCTAGTTTCGATAAAAAGGGAAATTATCAATTAAAACTTAAGCTAGGATTCTCATTTGCACCTAGTTTTATTGAAAGTAATGGAAAAAAGATAGCTGGAGGCTATTTTATTAAAACTGTTTAA
- a CDS encoding L-2-amino-thiazoline-4-carboxylic acid hydrolase has product MNDNDQYITREEAAYEVELACRRLGMLHIAYAKMLVKKFGKEQGTKLVLEAIKNYGELVGEQTKKAVLSEGLTADPENFGNGKSRSLPKLGLCESVDEHDGELRVKNCTMAKVWRELDEEDLGGLYCYIDTAKYMYYNPQYKLTHAKAMPCHKTDYCVFELKQTTEKERDDFFNGKDWRYLDKKIMRGDK; this is encoded by the coding sequence ATGAATGATAACGATCAATATATAACCCGTGAAGAAGCAGCATATGAAGTTGAGTTGGCTTGTAGAAGATTAGGTATGCTTCATATAGCCTATGCCAAAATGTTAGTGAAGAAGTTTGGTAAAGAGCAAGGAACAAAACTTGTGTTAGAGGCTATAAAAAACTATGGAGAGTTAGTTGGTGAACAAACGAAAAAGGCAGTATTATCAGAGGGATTAACTGCTGATCCTGAAAACTTTGGTAACGGAAAATCACGTAGCCTACCTAAGTTAGGATTGTGTGAAAGTGTAGATGAGCATGATGGTGAATTAAGAGTTAAAAACTGTACTATGGCAAAGGTTTGGAGAGAACTAGATGAGGAAGACTTAGGTGGCCTATATTGCTATATTGATACAGCAAAATATATGTACTATAACCCTCAATATAAGCTTACACATGCTAAAGCTATGCCTTGTCATAAAACGGATTACTGTGTGTTTGAATTAAAGCAAACTACCGAAAAAGAAAGAGACGATTTTTTTAATGGTAAAGACTGGCGCTATTTAGATAAAAAAATAATGAGAGGTGACAAATAA
- the murC gene encoding UDP-N-acetylmuramate--L-alanine ligase has translation MKIHFIGIDGISMSALAAIMQHNGHLVSGSDLKISPLSQRLIDNGATVFLEQVAKNIDEVNPDKVVYTAAIKDTNEELIAARKLGIPVLERAEFLGELTAEYSKSIAVAGSHGKTTTTAMLATALIKGKANPTALVGGNLGFISGNVYIGNSDILLTEACEYVETFLHLKPYIGIILNVDRDHLDYFKNLGHITRSFNAFGKKIESNGYLVINGDDQKSTAITNDLSCKIITFGLDSKNDWVAKNIVYDKGGSKYTAVYKNDITIDIELRVPGKHNIYNSLSVLASCYILNLDLNNIKKALYDYMGTKRRFEKRGFLNEACLVDDYAHHPKEISTTLQAARDSIKPKRLIVAFQPHTYTRTKSLLAEFAGAFAAADKVIITHTYAAREPYDPTADSKTLTMAISECHPDVCFIESYNDVAKKIKQVLQPQDLFITMGAGPIDKVIDILLK, from the coding sequence TTGAAAATACATTTTATTGGCATAGACGGAATTAGCATGAGTGCTTTAGCTGCTATTATGCAACATAACGGACACCTAGTTAGTGGTAGCGATTTAAAAATTAGCCCTCTTTCACAGAGACTTATTGATAATGGGGCAACCGTGTTTTTAGAACAAGTTGCTAAAAATATAGATGAAGTAAACCCAGATAAAGTTGTCTATACTGCCGCTATTAAAGATACTAATGAGGAACTAATAGCTGCCAGAAAATTGGGAATCCCTGTTTTAGAACGAGCTGAATTTTTAGGTGAATTAACTGCAGAATACTCTAAAAGTATAGCAGTTGCTGGTAGCCATGGCAAAACTACAACTACAGCTATGTTAGCTACAGCGTTAATTAAAGGCAAAGCCAATCCAACAGCTTTAGTAGGTGGTAATTTAGGCTTTATTTCTGGAAATGTTTATATAGGCAACAGCGATATATTACTAACAGAAGCCTGTGAATATGTTGAAACTTTTTTACACCTTAAACCGTATATAGGTATTATTTTAAATGTTGATCGAGACCATTTAGATTATTTTAAAAACTTAGGACACATTACTAGGTCATTTAATGCTTTTGGTAAAAAAATAGAATCTAACGGATATCTTGTTATAAATGGAGACGATCAAAAATCAACTGCTATTACTAATGACCTTAGTTGTAAAATTATTACTTTTGGTTTGGACTCAAAAAATGATTGGGTTGCTAAAAATATTGTTTATGATAAAGGAGGCAGTAAGTATACTGCTGTTTACAAAAACGACATTACTATAGATATTGAATTAAGAGTGCCAGGCAAACATAATATTTATAATTCACTATCTGTATTAGCTAGCTGTTATATTTTGAATTTAGATTTAAATAACATAAAAAAAGCCCTTTATGATTATATGGGCACAAAACGTCGTTTTGAAAAAAGAGGATTTCTTAATGAAGCCTGCTTAGTGGATGACTATGCTCATCATCCAAAAGAAATTAGTACTACTTTACAGGCTGCTAGAGATAGTATTAAACCAAAACGTTTAATAGTAGCTTTTCAACCCCATACCTATACCAGAACAAAATCTCTTTTAGCGGAATTTGCAGGTGCTTTTGCAGCAGCTGACAAGGTTATTATTACGCATACCTACGCCGCAAGAGAGCCTTATGACCCAACAGCTGATTCTAAAACTTTAACAATGGCTATTTCTGAGTGTCATCCTGATGTTTGTTTTATTGAGTCTTATAATGATGTTGCTAAAAAAATTAAACAAGTTTTACAACCCCAAGATTTATTTATTACAATGGGCGCTGGACCAATAGATAAAGTTATTGATATATTATTAAAATAG
- a CDS encoding amidohydrolase translates to MFKESIKQITPDVITWRRYIHAHPELGMQVWGTADYVEKILRDNDIEVIRYEHMPAVVGILKGGKPGKVIGLRADMDALPMQEVVDVPFKSVYEGKMHSCGHDMHAAILLGTAVVLAKHREEVKGTVKFFFQPAEEGPNPGGALPMIEAGVMENPKVEACFGLHVFPSGTPGGYFCKKGVGSSNSDKAVIKIIGKGGHGASPDNAVDPVLISMYVGIALQSIVSRNVSPMDSAVVSIGSIHSGTAPNIIPAEAEMQLSIRSFSKETRELLAKRIREISEGICQSMGATCEIDYSFGYPMMVNDDRAVDYFVKIMGEERVMIGDKAISGSEDFSYFLQKAPGVFIGLPAAHKDKENYYNHHPKFNPNEDCLAYGVEAFVKIIMEQDKMVF, encoded by the coding sequence ATGTTTAAAGAAAGCATAAAACAAATAACACCAGACGTAATTACTTGGAGACGCTATATTCATGCCCATCCGGAGCTAGGAATGCAAGTGTGGGGCACTGCTGATTACGTTGAAAAAATATTAAGAGATAATGATATTGAGGTTATCCGTTATGAACACATGCCAGCTGTTGTGGGTATTTTAAAAGGTGGAAAACCAGGCAAGGTAATTGGCTTAAGAGCAGATATGGATGCTTTGCCTATGCAAGAAGTTGTTGATGTGCCATTTAAGTCTGTTTATGAGGGTAAAATGCACTCCTGTGGGCATGATATGCATGCTGCAATACTATTAGGTACAGCTGTGGTATTGGCTAAGCACAGAGAAGAGGTTAAGGGAACAGTTAAGTTTTTCTTCCAGCCAGCTGAAGAAGGACCAAATCCCGGTGGAGCATTGCCAATGATTGAAGCTGGTGTTATGGAAAATCCAAAAGTTGAAGCCTGTTTTGGTCTACATGTTTTCCCATCAGGCACACCAGGTGGATATTTCTGTAAAAAAGGAGTAGGTTCATCTAACTCAGATAAAGCAGTAATTAAAATAATTGGTAAAGGTGGTCACGGAGCGTCACCTGACAATGCAGTTGATCCTGTACTTATTTCTATGTATGTAGGAATAGCTTTACAAAGCATAGTTAGTAGAAATGTTTCACCAATGGATTCAGCTGTGGTTTCAATTGGCTCAATTCACTCTGGAACAGCCCCTAATATAATACCTGCAGAGGCTGAAATGCAGTTATCTATTAGGTCATTTAGTAAAGAGACAAGAGAGCTATTAGCAAAAAGAATTAGAGAGATTTCTGAGGGTATTTGTCAATCCATGGGAGCTACTTGCGAAATAGACTACTCATTTGGTTATCCAATGATGGTTAATGATGATAGGGCTGTAGATTATTTTGTAAAAATTATGGGTGAAGAAAGAGTTATGATTGGTGATAAAGCAATTTCTGGTAGCGAAGACTTTTCATACTTCTTGCAAAAGGCACCAGGAGTTTTTATTGGCTTACCTGCAGCACATAAAGACAAGGAAAACTACTATAATCATCATCCAAAGTTTAACCCCAATGAGGACTGTTTAGCTTATGGTGTTGAGGCATTTGTAAAAATTATAATGGAACAAGACAAAATGGTTTTTTAG
- a CDS encoding lactate utilization protein: MINFSLKQVKDNFNKRNINFLYYEDKKKLLNDLTDLIKKVETIGIGNSKTLKNLKIFDLSCSLGKTVYDKTLAKDAKDQYILKRKSLITDLYITSSNAISKDGKLINIDHSGNRVAAMTFGPKQVIIIVGENKLVENENEGIIRALKIATPLNAKRANYHPPCTENKSCTECVQSQRVCNYVSVIRGQHEKNRMTVMMLKGSYGF; the protein is encoded by the coding sequence ATGATTAACTTCAGTTTAAAGCAGGTTAAAGACAATTTTAATAAAAGAAACATCAATTTTTTATATTATGAAGACAAAAAGAAGTTGTTAAACGACCTTACAGATTTAATTAAAAAAGTTGAAACCATAGGAATTGGTAACTCAAAGACTTTAAAAAATCTTAAAATATTTGATTTATCATGTAGTCTTGGTAAAACTGTTTATGATAAAACTCTGGCTAAAGATGCTAAAGATCAATATATACTTAAAAGAAAATCTTTAATAACAGATTTGTACATAACAAGTAGTAATGCAATTTCTAAAGATGGTAAATTAATTAATATTGACCATAGTGGAAATCGGGTAGCTGCCATGACCTTTGGACCTAAACAAGTTATAATTATAGTTGGTGAAAATAAACTTGTTGAAAATGAAAATGAAGGCATAATAAGGGCCTTAAAAATTGCTACTCCACTAAATGCCAAAAGGGCTAATTACCATCCTCCATGTACAGAAAACAAATCCTGTACCGAATGTGTACAGTCTCAAAGGGTGTGCAATTATGTTAGTGTAATTAGGGGTCAGCATGAAAAAAACAGAATGACAGTTATGATGTTAAAGGGATCATATGGCTTTTAA
- a CDS encoding LapA family protein yields MQFFLIIALLIALLAVFFAVQNTTMVTVYFFVWQFSSSLALVLLLSLAIGVILSLLLSLPRIQSKNWQIIKLKKRINEQEKEKDTIKEQIAEQLGTINSLQRQVNEYKEKLLVPPKIIVNNESIKATTEDEQTDFSK; encoded by the coding sequence ATGCAGTTTTTTTTAATAATAGCCTTATTAATTGCTTTATTGGCTGTATTTTTTGCAGTACAAAATACTACTATGGTTACAGTTTATTTCTTTGTTTGGCAATTTTCCAGTTCGCTAGCTTTAGTTTTATTACTTAGTCTAGCCATAGGAGTTATACTTAGCTTATTGTTATCTTTACCTAGAATTCAAAGTAAAAACTGGCAAATTATTAAGCTAAAAAAGCGAATTAATGAACAGGAGAAAGAGAAAGACACCATAAAAGAGCAAATAGCAGAACAGCTTGGAACTATAAATTCATTACAAAGACAAGTAAATGAATATAAAGAAAAGCTTTTAGTTCCACCCAAAATTATTGTAAATAATGAGTCAATAAAAGCTACTACAGAAGATGAACAAACAGATTTTTCTAAGTAA
- a CDS encoding M23 family metallopeptidase, with the protein MKPLIILVTLSLLLVNAVAMPCSNLEIYDCLDDFLANWLTRTIVSAQKSDLAGLEFNAKVVDRSPLQVKKTVNEINAQANRVYLQNRSNQYLYRYQINKGDTLWGIAKRYNTTVNNIKNVNPTVNAKKLIVGSYIYLTSSSKVKLNFKWPLQGTITSPFGMRNNKLHKGLDIAANTGTRIKASATGIVLEAGWHNSYGFYVLVSHINGYQTRYAHCSKLLVKRGQQVSSQQTIALVGSTGKSTGPHVHFEIIKNSKHQNPINYLS; encoded by the coding sequence ATGAAACCACTTATTATATTAGTAACTTTAAGTTTACTTTTAGTTAATGCAGTAGCTATGCCTTGTAGTAATTTGGAGATATATGATTGTTTAGATGACTTTTTAGCGAATTGGTTAACTAGAACTATTGTCTCAGCCCAAAAAAGTGATTTAGCTGGTTTAGAGTTCAACGCTAAAGTAGTGGATAGAAGCCCTTTACAAGTAAAAAAAACAGTTAATGAAATTAATGCACAAGCTAATAGAGTATATCTGCAGAATAGAAGTAATCAGTATTTATATAGGTATCAAATTAACAAAGGAGATACCTTGTGGGGTATTGCTAAAAGATATAATACCACTGTAAACAATATTAAAAACGTAAACCCAACAGTTAATGCTAAAAAGCTAATAGTAGGTAGTTATATTTATTTAACATCGAGTTCTAAAGTTAAGCTTAATTTTAAGTGGCCTTTGCAAGGTACCATCACAAGTCCCTTTGGTATGAGAAACAATAAACTACATAAGGGTTTAGATATTGCTGCAAATACTGGTACAAGAATTAAGGCATCAGCTACGGGTATAGTACTTGAAGCTGGGTGGCATAATTCGTATGGTTTTTATGTATTAGTTAGTCATATTAATGGTTATCAAACAAGGTATGCTCACTGCTCTAAACTGCTTGTTAAAAGGGGTCAACAAGTAAGTAGCCAGCAAACTATTGCTTTAGTAGGTAGCACAGGTAAAAGTACAGGACCTCATGTACATTTTGAAATAATAAAGAATAGTAAACACCAAAACCCAATAAATTATCTTTCATAA
- a CDS encoding aminoglycoside phosphotransferase family protein, whose amino-acid sequence MQKYLTEMCSLIPELKNIKTITLINAGYSSEFKFNILTEYNTKYLLRLTSYKFAAHKQFEMQCLNKLINMGVKCSKPLSHGYTVDQNCYYALLTWIEGTDASKALYSLSNENQYDIGFNAGQDLKLIHSLKHNKENNWHSNYLRKWQLNKRVYLQDDIRLKDDNFILNFIEDNLGIIKDRPYSFLHDDFHPDNIVVNNGFYAGAIDFNRCTYGDPWHDFAKLFFYGSEISKSYCRGQLHSYFNNKIPWYFWTINALYTAVIMINTISWIKKSSPEHLNLMMNRANKLVNDFDGFHKLKPNWIG is encoded by the coding sequence ATGCAAAAGTATTTAACTGAAATGTGCTCCCTCATTCCAGAACTTAAAAATATTAAAACTATTACGCTTATTAACGCCGGCTACTCTTCTGAGTTTAAATTTAATATTTTAACAGAATACAATACAAAATATCTATTAAGGTTAACTAGTTATAAGTTTGCTGCGCACAAACAATTTGAAATGCAGTGCTTGAATAAACTCATTAATATGGGTGTTAAATGTAGCAAACCACTTTCACATGGCTATACAGTAGATCAAAACTGTTATTATGCCCTACTAACATGGATAGAAGGCACTGATGCCAGTAAAGCACTTTATAGCCTTAGTAATGAAAATCAGTATGACATTGGATTTAATGCAGGCCAAGATTTAAAACTAATTCATAGCCTTAAACATAATAAGGAAAATAACTGGCATAGTAACTACTTAAGAAAATGGCAATTAAATAAACGTGTTTATCTACAGGACGATATTAGATTAAAAGATGATAATTTTATATTAAATTTTATCGAAGATAATCTAGGCATTATAAAAGATAGACCCTATAGTTTTTTGCATGATGACTTCCACCCAGATAATATTGTTGTTAATAACGGTTTTTATGCTGGAGCAATCGATTTTAATAGGTGTACCTATGGAGATCCTTGGCACGATTTTGCCAAGCTATTCTTTTATGGAAGTGAAATATCTAAAAGCTATTGTAGAGGGCAATTACACAGCTATTTTAATAATAAAATACCCTGGTATTTTTGGACCATAAATGCTCTATATACAGCAGTAATAATGATAAATACTATTTCATGGATAAAAAAATCTTCTCCTGAACATCTAAATTTAATGATGAACAGAGCAAACAAACTAGTTAATGACTTTGATGGATTTCATAAATTAAAACCAAACTGGATAGGTTAA